A region of the Haematobia irritans isolate KBUSLIRL chromosome 5, ASM5000362v1, whole genome shotgun sequence genome:
ggcctttaataagacacattttacagttcaaaatttaatatactacaatgtaatgttgaacatttttttcggaatcttccgaacatatctagaatatatgtaaaacaaaaaaaactttggtcgaagcagggatcgaacccacgacccttgacatgcaagtcggacgtagcaaccactgctccacggtgccaaactaaatgtttgtttctgttaaataaactttgtttattcggttcgtgggcgccgcaagctatgctatataaatataacttatatggatatttatctattgatgaccataacaggtacatagctcagtggttagtgtgttggcttgcaaagtgcatggtccgcggtttgattctccgtccaggcgaaaggtaaaaaattgtaaaactttataaaatcgtataatttcttctacattgttggtattacaggaaaaggtgttaagaactaaaaaacctcgtggacgtgaaaaagatgtgagggaaaatgaaattagcaagaaagcaatgtttttttttttagtttgtctttatgaaattgtttttacatcctggaaaagaataaacgtttatcacaaaaagtatatacttttctttcaaatacacttccttacagcggaaagcaaatgagaaacgaactttgtttgtctaaaatttcgtttgggaggaaagaattatttttttgcgtgcacattttccctattgccttttgcacgagtacaaggtaaccgtggattttctcgtcctttcttagctttcaagttcagtctcctgtccaatataaccccaaggtattttgcacactcaccaacgggaatttcgataccacctaagaaaataggcttgaccatgggaaaactttcacaaatttctgcagaaactcacagcgaatgctgtcaaactaaattaaaaaatgttcaggatttcttctattcaaaatttggttttctacagtaggtttacgacttttgcgacatacgtattataccgtcggaaatgtatgtcgcaaaagtcacagtttgtgacaggccaaccctgacccTCATTCGCAGAATTAATGTAGATATTGGCACAGATTGGCAGTAATACCATTGTCACATTGTTCACTTTGTGGGTTTTTGAGCTTATTCCACATAAGAAGTGATACCGAGTGGGTTGTAGAGGCAGCATTtctagtggtgcaatggttagcatgcccgccttgcatacacaaggtcgtgggtgcgagtcctgcttcgaccgaacactgaaaagtttgtcagcggtggattatcccacctgacatttctgaggctttcaaagcttctctaagtggtttcacttcaaagtggaacgccgttcgtactcggctataaaaaggaggtcccttgtcattgagcttaacatgataagagagaagttcaccaatgtggtatcacaatggactgaatagtctatgttaagtgagcctgatacatcgggctgccatctaacctaacctagtatcacagaaaaatatcaccaaaatattcccaattaaaaagttgattgaagttgaaaactttttcaattaaaaaaataattgatactattaatattttaatcaaactcgaaacattaagtcaattaagtcaatgattgaaattttttaaattttcaattcaaaaattaattgatacattaactttttaatcaaactcggaagagtaagacagttaaaaaactatggatattttttttttaaattcttaattaattttttttttaaattataaatttttgaatcatactaaaaaggattaaaaataaagggtggttaaattgtaagggccaatgttgaatgtgaaccacacctaaacgccaagttttttccgaattttatttgacatttctctatttcagacttactcaatttgaaccatggacgtcgtgaatgggcagaatgagaatggttccaagaaatggcaacagtggatgatcaattttcgaagaaaatcatcttcagtgatgaagcacattttcacctcagtggattcgtcaataaacagaattgccgcattttggcgaatgagaatccaagagtgattgtcgaaaaaccaatgcacccacaaagagtgactgtttggtgcggtttatgggctggcggcatcatcgggccgtatttttttccaaaatgaggccggtcaggcagttactgtgaatggtattcgctatcgtgagatgataacgaactttttatggcccgaattggaagatgtggatgtggacgatatgtggtttcagcaggacgccacacagctaacgaaacaatggctcttttgcacaacaaattcaatggccgtgttatctcacgtaatggcgatgtcaattggccgccaagatcatgtgatttgacaccgttggacttttttctttggggttatttgaaagaaaaggtgtacgtcgataagccagcaacaattcaagagctaaaggatgagataattcggcacattaacggcatagaacctccattatgcctcagcgtcatcgaaaatttggaccatcgaatgaaggtgtgccaccgaggtcgcggcgcccatttggccgatatttgattccatacataattgagtgataccaatatatcataataaaataaaattacaataatttcctaaatagtttgtgttttattcaaaatcaacatcggcccttgaaattttaaccaccctttagttacagaaagtgattgaaatatagtatagcgATTACAAACCGTTtcggttttaaataaaatattaattgaatttttcaatcaacattaattaaaaatttaattgaatcaattaaaaaactcattaaaatttcctaatgaaatcaattaattttttaatcaaatattttttgatgctcaattacaactgtgattgatactttcattttcgtgattgaagacatttcaattaaaaaattaattgaatcaattaaatttgtgatTGAAGAATCTGAAAAATTGTTGTTTGCGTGTAGACACGCAGACCGGATCCTAACGCCTTAGtggtacaaaaaatatatattaaaaattttattttatttaattaattaagatccttttttgtttagttttgcaATTGGAATTATGTGTACGGATGGGTATCTATATTTCGACTTAGACGATCGCAGCTACCCTtctttttagtttatttctttGTTTTCGAACTGATCGCATATGCATGAAGAATAATGTAAATGtatgaacaaaaaattatatacgatGTATACCGGTGGTTGGAAGGTTATGCAGATACAGTGGCCCAAATAACACGTATGAATCTTTCTAAGTTTCATAGATGTTCGGAAATTCCACACTCTATTCCATTATCGATCAATAGCAATCATCATTATATGTGAAATATGCGCCTAACCtaaaataacattatgctctaGAAACATGTTAGAGgttatcatatttcttctctgcgtttAATTATAGTATTAAAAGGTCACGCCAAAataattgattaatttttactacacctaaatttttgcatttaagaacatttaattctctaaatatattttgtcattAACATACATATTAAAATCTTCAAATcacgttattttatattttatactagaaataaatatatatttttttatacctgaGTAATTATAAATTACACTTTTTTTTCGTGAAAATATTCATaagattaatttaatttatatattgaattagaataattttctctaaattaaattaaaattaaaataaattgcattaggtttcatataaaataaattatatgtacacgcaaaaaaataattctttcctcccaaacgaaattttagacaaacaaagttcgtttctcatttgcttttcgctgtaaggaagtttatttggaagaaaagtatatactttttgtgataaacgtttattcttttccaggatgtaaaaacaatttcataaaaacaaactaaaaaacaaacattgttttcttgctaattgcattttccctcacatctttctcacatcaacgagtgtttttagttcttaacaccttttcctgtaataccaacaatgtagaagaaattatacgattttataaatttttaaaatttttttacctttcgcctggacggagaatcgaaccgcggaccatgcactttgtaagccaacacactaaccactgagctatgtacctgttatggtcatcaatagataattatccatataagttatatttatatagcatagcttgcggcgcccacgaaccgaataaacaaagtttatttcacagaaacaaacatttagtttggcaccgtggtgcagtggttgctacgtccgacttgcatgccaagggtcgtgggttcgatccctgcttcgactaaagtttttgttttgtttttgttttttttttttacatatattccagatatgttcggaagattccgaaaaaatgttcaacattacattgtactatattaaattttgaattgtaaaatgtgtcttattaaagacctaaagtcagaaaagaacagtgtttgatataaaagaaatggactgtgttattgtttcaaaaataactttttttattgaaaaaataaaaattttgtaaaaaacgattttttttggtgataaaagtttaaaattttcgaagtaattcaaaaaactctaacaaaagaaaaacgttttcggtacacgttttccaaatgttttttttttctttgcgtgtatatagctaatttatacaaaattattatgatttttttgcatACAATTTTACACTTCAAATTCAATGATTTATATATTGTTCAAAGAACTACCATTGTGTAGATGTAGACATCATTTCATAGCTTTTGGTTTTTAAAATATGTGCCCTTACATATCTGTGCTCTACTTAGATGGCAAATACAAATTACCACATATATCTGCTACGACTCCTTTTTTTTACCTGATTTATTATTATgcatataaaatgaaaataacataaatatgaaatgtgaaaaataatatagaACGAAATGAAACATGAAGAAGAATAGCCAACgaagaaaaaattcttggataaaaaaattcaattcatttttttttagaagaaTAGAACGCATgtgtttatatacatatatttgtttaaattcaattgactcagaatcaattgacatggaaaaaattataaataaatggttattaacaatttaatttcgtTTCAGCTTGAATTTATCATACCATTAGGCGTGGTTTATAATCTTATTaaagcacagaaaaaaaactattgttaTTTGCagataaaaaaattcacaaaaaatataacGCTATGAAGGATGTATGCAGAAAATGGCATAGCGTGAGAAAAGTGGCTAATATGCTACAAAAACGGCATAATGGTAAAACTACCCAAGTTAATGACAGAGAGGAGGaaatacaagagaacgaaacatTGAAGCGagactgcgtcagtaggtggcagtcatgaggaaaaattatctaatatcatgcagttttttgcgtcggcgtcacctaGTTCAACTCTCTGTtttacgaaacgtaaggaaaataggatttacAACCTACTGtgtagtaaaaatgttctttttataccctccaccatagcatggggggtatattaactttgtcattccgtttgtaacacatcgaaatattgctctaagaccccataaagtatatatattctggatcgtggtgaaattctgagtcgatctgagcatgtccgtccgtccgtccgtccgtctgttgaaatcacgctaacttccgaacgaaacaagctatcgacttgaaacttggcacaagtagttgttattgatgtaggtcggatgttattgcaaatgggccatatcggtccacttttacgtatagcccccatataagcggacccccaaatttggcttgcgattgctctaagagaagcaaatttcatccgatccggttgaaatttggtacatggtgttggtatatggtctctaacaaccatgcaaaaattggtccatatcggtccacttttacgtatagcccccatataaacggaccccgaaatttggcttgcgattgctctaagagaagcaaatttcatctgatccggctgaaatttggtacatggtgttagtatatggtctctaacaactgtgcaaaaattggtccatatcggtccacttttacggatagcccccatataaacggacccccaaatttggcttgcgattgctctaagagaagcaaatttcatctgatccggctaaaatttggtacatggtgttagtatatggtttctaacaaccatgcaaaaattggtccatatcggcccacttttacgtatagccccatataaacggacccccaaatttggcttgcgattgctctaagcgaagcaaatttcatctgatccggctgaaatttggtacatggtgttggtatatgttctctaatgactatgcaaaaattggtccacatcgacccataattatatatagcccccatataaatccggaacatataaatcgatccccagatttgtcctccggagcctcttggaggagcaaaattcatccgatccggttgaaatttggaacatggtgttagaatgtggtctataacaaacacgcaagaattggtccatatcggtccataactatatatagagcccccatataaatcgttccccagatttgatttccggagcttcttgaaggagcaaaattcatccgatccggttgaaatttgcaacgtggtgttagtataaggccgctaataaccatgccaaaattggtccatataggtctatagttatatatagctgatccccaatcacacaaaaatttgtccatatcggttcataatcttggttgccactcgagccaaaaataatctaccaaaattttatttttatagaaaatattgtcaaaatgttatttctatagataattttgtcaaaattttatttctatagaagttttttttccaaattttatttctatagcaaattttgtcaaaattttacttctacagaaaatgttgtcaaaattttatttctatagaaactttaaacttaattatatacgtatttaatcgaccatttttagtttaatatataccacgtatggactatgtggtatatattacggtgttaggaaattGTAAGAtaagccatcggcttcagtagaagtttctacgcaatccatggtgaagggtacattagCTTCGGcctatcaaaacagcgcttcaactgcaacgtcggtaataccaaagctgcaggcattgtgcgacatctatacggttaaaatttgttttcttcgcagaagagaaattttcgtcctcttgcgTTTTCATTCTTTGTGCTCAATTATATTGTAGAGTTGCcatcgaactaaaatttttctcgCAACATAATACTATTGAatttcattacttttatttgtaattcatatttttttctacattcatATTATTGTAGtcaataaatagtttttataaaaaaaaaataaagtgcaCGTTTTCGAGTCTGTATATGTTATGTCAATAATCCAACATTAGTACTTAGGGCGAATCCCATCTACCACTATTAGTGTAAcctagggctgtcattcgggatcgagTTTTATAAATCCCGAGATTCAGGATTTCAAAATACATATAGGATTTTGATTAGTTTAGgcataattttgtaaatttaatccTTCTGTATTTCATCGTTTtaagtaacttcttaaaattatgaaagcatccaaatttttatcagataaacACGATTTTCTCATATTGTCGACAGACCTTTTatcattggtttttattttatgtgacaCGAAATCCATTTCATTCATTGTTTCACTCATTGTTCAAAGGAGGACCTTATCGTTTACTtcaatttttgatcaaattatgctttttataccctccaccataggatgggggtataataactttgtcattccgtttgtaacacatcgaaatattgctctaagacctcataaagtatatatattctaggtcgtggtgaaattctgagtcgatctgagcatgtccgtccgtttgtttaaatcacgctaacttccgaacgaaaccagctatcgacttgaaacttggcacaagtagttgttattgatgtaggtcggatggtattgaaaataggacccccaaatttagcttgcggagcctctaagagaagcaaatttcatccgatccagctgaaccaattaataaccatgcaaaaattggtccacatcggttcataattatatatagcccccatataagccgatccccagatttggctttcggagcctcaaagagaagcaaatttcatccgatcctgctgaaatttggtacatggtgttagtatatggtctctaatgaccatgcaataattggtccacatcggtccataattatatatagcccccatataaaccgatccccagatttgacctccggagccccttggaagagcaaaattcatccgattcggttgaaatatggtacgtgatgttagtatatggtacatggtgttagtatatggtctctaatgaccatgcaataattggtccacatcggtccataattatatatagctcccatataaaccgatcaccagatttgacctccggagcctcttggaagaccaaaattcttcctattcagttgatatttggtacgtggtgttaatatacggcctcaaacacccatgcgaaaattggtcgacatcggtccataattatatatagcccccatataaaccgatccccagatttgacctccggagccccttggaagagcaaaattcatctgattcggttgaaatttggtacgtgatgtttgtatatggtatccaacaaccatgcaggaattggttcatatcagtccataattatatatagcccccatataaaccgatcccgagatttggttttggagcctcttggaggagcaaatttcatcccagtcatttgaaattttgtacattgtgcttgtatatggccgttaacaaccatgcctaactaggtccatatcggtctatagttatatatagccctcagataaatcgatccccaatcacacaaaaattggtccatatcaagttcataattgtatatagctcccatataagcgacccccatatttcaattctggctccctaagtaccgtgcaaaagtccatatcgattcgtaattatttgtagacttacctaaatggttggctgataagtccccggtctgacacatagatggcgtcactagtattaaatgcatattatttttatatcgtaccaaccttcaaatgattcgtgtcaaaatttgaagtcatttagtttgtgagatagagcgtcttttgtgaagtaacttttgttattgtgaaaaaaaatgaaaaaaaaggaatttcgtgttttgataaaatactgttttctgaagggaaaaaatacggtggaagcaaaaacttggcttggtaatgagtttccggactctgccccagggaaatcaacaataattgattggtatgcaaaattcaagcgtggtgaaatgagcacggaggacggtgaacgcagtggacgccccaaagaggtggttaccgaagaaaacatcaacaaaattgcacaaaatgattttgaatgaccgtaaaatgaaattgatcgagacagcagaggccttaaagatatcaaaggaacgtgttggtcatatcattcatcaatatttggatatgctctgtgcaaaatgggtgccgcgcgagctcacatttgaccaaaaacaacaacgtgttgatgattctgagtggtgGTTGCAGCtggtaactcgtaatacacccgagtttttccgtcgatatgtgacaatggatgaaacatggctccatcactacactcctgagtccaatcgacagtcggctgagtggacagcgaccggtgaaccgtctccgaagcgtggaaagactcaaaagtccgctggcaaagtaatggcctctgttttttgggatgcgcatggaataatttttatcgattatcttgagaagggaaaaaccatcaacagtgactattatatggcgttattggagcgtttgaaggtcgaaatcgcggcaaaacg
Encoded here:
- the LOC142240134 gene encoding uncharacterized protein LOC142240134, with the translated sequence MARIGRCGCGRYVVSAGRHTANETMALLHNKFNGRVISRNGDVNWPPRSCDLTPLDFFLWGYLKEKVYVDKPATIQELKDEIIRHINGIEPPLCLSVIENLDHRMKVCHRGRGAHLADI